One Verrucomicrobiia bacterium DNA window includes the following coding sequences:
- a CDS encoding Gfo/Idh/MocA family oxidoreductase — protein MTAKRFYISRRSFGKSLALAAAAAGLPVWFYEELQAQPAAAPARSANDKYGLALVGCGGRGTGVGMEALQFGEMRVLCDVDKRHLERAAAEFKKRNQNPELVTDFRKLMERDDIQIILNGTPDHWHTLVNLAAARARKDIYSEKPLTLTIAEGQELVRAVKKYKVVLQTGTQQRSDAKFRLACELVRNRRIGQLKTITVWLPAGLHGGPFAPSPVPEGLDWDYWQGQAPAVPYVKERCHVTFRYFLEYSGGTITDWGAHHNDIAFWATGFNGPSAVSGKVLVPPVPGGYTAPSEYEVEFKYPNGVVHYIKTTKDDNIFGGVVNPNGQRNGIRFEGTEGWIWVRRGAIEASQEEIITTPLPANAERLYVSRNHMENFFECVRSRKAPICDVETGHRSASECHLAQIALRLGRPLRWDADKERFVGEGAEEANAHLGRPMRKPYDYSFVA, from the coding sequence ATGACAGCAAAACGTTTTTACATCTCGCGGCGTTCCTTTGGCAAATCCCTGGCCCTGGCGGCGGCGGCGGCGGGACTGCCCGTCTGGTTTTACGAAGAGTTGCAGGCGCAACCCGCGGCTGCTCCGGCGCGCAGTGCCAATGATAAATATGGGCTGGCGCTGGTGGGTTGTGGGGGACGCGGCACCGGCGTGGGCATGGAGGCTTTGCAATTTGGGGAGATGCGCGTTCTGTGCGACGTGGACAAGCGCCATCTGGAGCGGGCGGCGGCTGAGTTCAAAAAGCGGAATCAAAACCCTGAGCTGGTGACGGATTTTCGCAAGCTCATGGAGCGGGATGATATTCAAATCATTTTGAACGGGACGCCGGATCACTGGCACACGCTGGTTAATCTGGCTGCCGCCCGGGCGCGCAAGGATATTTACTCGGAAAAGCCGCTGACGCTCACCATTGCGGAAGGCCAGGAGCTGGTGAGGGCGGTGAAGAAATACAAGGTGGTGCTGCAAACCGGGACTCAACAGCGCAGCGACGCCAAATTTCGGCTTGCCTGTGAATTGGTGCGCAACCGCCGGATTGGCCAGCTAAAAACCATTACTGTGTGGTTGCCGGCAGGATTGCACGGCGGGCCGTTTGCGCCATCTCCGGTGCCGGAGGGATTGGACTGGGATTACTGGCAGGGCCAGGCGCCGGCCGTGCCTTACGTCAAGGAGCGCTGCCATGTTACTTTCCGTTATTTCCTGGAGTATTCCGGCGGCACCATTACCGACTGGGGGGCGCATCATAATGATATTGCCTTCTGGGCCACGGGCTTCAATGGGCCTTCGGCGGTCAGCGGCAAGGTGCTTGTGCCGCCGGTGCCTGGCGGGTACACCGCGCCGAGTGAATATGAAGTGGAGTTCAAGTATCCGAATGGGGTGGTGCACTACATCAAGACCACCAAAGATGACAACATCTTTGGTGGGGTGGTCAATCCCAACGGGCAGCGCAATGGCATTCGGTTCGAAGGCACTGAAGGCTGGATTTGGGTGCGGCGTGGGGCGATTGAGGCCAGCCAGGAGGAGATTATTACCACCCCATTGCCGGCCAATGCGGAGCGTTTGTATGTCAGCCGCAACCACATGGAGAACTTTTTTGAGTGTGTCCGTTCGCGCAAGGCGCCGATATGCGATGTGGAGACCGGCCATCGCAGCGCCAGCGAGTGTCATCTGGCGCAGATTGCGCTGCGTTTGGGCCGGCCCTTGCGTTGGGATGCCGACAAGGAGCGCTTTGTGGGAGAGGGCGCCGAAGAGGCCAACGCACATCTTGGCCGGCCGATGCGCAAACCTTATGACTATTCCTTTGTGGCCTGA
- a CDS encoding prolyl oligopeptidase family serine peptidase, with protein sequence MKRLGFWLATWAGLCLTAHAANLPATPPQPVVDTYHGQTVTDPYQWLEDGNSTVVRQWTEAQNAVAREYLDAIPERPWIERRLRQLLQVEAPTYYGLQWAGGRLFALRFQPPRQQPELVVMAGPDDTNGLRVVLDLNRLDPRGRTSMDFYAPSPNGQWVAVCLSENGSEVGALHFFAVDTGRKLPDVLPRVQYPTGGGSVAWDATGQGVFYTRYPAPGERPEADLAFYQQVFYHRLGDKPEQDRYEIGREFPRIAEIDLSTGPGGWVLATVANGDGGEYAHYLRDPAGPWRQVTRFEDKVKQAQFGRDPLYVEWPRDEGLYLLSFDGAPLGKILRVPLRQPDLAQARLVVPEHELYAVQTFAPSASGVYVHYLFGGPSRLAWVDAFTGSRLTVPLRATSLEGAPAAVQQMLVTRGDELLYRTASFIHPPAWHVFNPNQSRSSTRITALQDTTAEDYDDTQVTRVEVVSKDGTKVPLNLVHLKGLRLNGEAPALLTGYGGYGISLQPSFDAARRLWLEQGGVWAVANLRGGGEYGEPWHQAGQLTNKQNVFDDFIACAEWLIRSNYTRADRLIIRGGSNGGLLMGAALTQRPDLFAGVIAQVGIFDMLRVERDPNGVFNTTEFGSVQNREQFQALYAYSPYHHVRDGVNYPAVLLTTGWHDGRVNPAHSRKMAARLQATATKAPVLLRTSFTAGHGIGTAFNDRVAELADVYAFAVRHSRMKYSAILRGPWSGAVTTNSVWVKARLLDEGMTARLVVSRQPDFSEPLYSAPDRSRTQNYNLVSLRMTNLAPDTQYYYALEIDGRLDTARTGQFRTFPAGPSSFTIAWGTCAKTGSTSDVFDRIREHRPLLFINAGDFHYLDINTNSIRRFRAAYDRVLASPQQAELYRTIPFAYVWDDHDFGGNNCNKTTPSRPAARQVYQEYVPHYPLGAGRGDIPIYQSFEIGRVKFLMTDCRSERDPANLPDNERKSMLGARQKAWLKQQMLQAKDKYPLIVWIGSVGWLGERGTNYYPLMGTNQYGLFKHEELIQEARAAAARGRRIPPATDQEHWCAYTTERREIADFIKANRIRGVVYLHGDAHSLSADDGRNGDYATGGGAPIPSMGAAPLDKEPSIKGGPFSHHVYRPRPPEGCFGLLRVEDLGEEIRVTFSGRNNKDEEKIHLSFSVPAKPPAAAP encoded by the coding sequence ATGAAGCGACTGGGATTTTGGTTGGCAACCTGGGCCGGTCTCTGCCTGACTGCTCACGCTGCCAACTTGCCGGCCACCCCGCCTCAGCCGGTGGTGGATACCTACCACGGCCAGACCGTCACTGACCCCTATCAATGGTTGGAGGACGGAAACTCCACCGTCGTGCGTCAATGGACCGAGGCCCAAAACGCCGTCGCCAGAGAATACCTGGATGCCATCCCCGAGCGGCCCTGGATTGAACGCCGCCTTCGTCAACTGCTGCAAGTCGAGGCCCCCACCTACTACGGCCTGCAATGGGCGGGCGGCAGGCTCTTCGCTTTACGCTTCCAACCGCCCCGCCAGCAACCCGAACTCGTGGTCATGGCCGGCCCGGACGATACCAATGGCCTGCGCGTGGTCCTGGACCTGAACCGGCTCGATCCCCGCGGCCGCACCAGCATGGATTTTTATGCGCCCTCCCCCAATGGACAATGGGTGGCGGTATGCCTCTCGGAAAATGGCAGCGAAGTCGGCGCCCTTCATTTCTTTGCAGTGGATACCGGCCGCAAATTGCCTGACGTCCTCCCCCGCGTACAATATCCCACCGGCGGTGGCAGTGTGGCTTGGGACGCCACCGGCCAGGGGGTCTTTTACACGCGCTATCCCGCACCGGGGGAACGGCCGGAGGCCGATCTGGCATTTTACCAGCAAGTTTTTTATCACCGCCTCGGTGATAAGCCGGAGCAGGACCGCTACGAAATCGGGCGGGAATTCCCGCGCATTGCAGAAATTGACCTCAGCACCGGCCCCGGCGGATGGGTGCTGGCCACCGTGGCCAATGGCGATGGCGGTGAATACGCCCATTATCTGCGCGATCCCGCCGGCCCGTGGCGGCAGGTCACGCGCTTCGAAGACAAAGTCAAACAAGCGCAGTTTGGCCGCGACCCGCTCTACGTGGAATGGCCGCGCGATGAGGGGCTCTATCTGCTCTCTTTCGACGGCGCTCCCCTCGGTAAAATCCTGCGTGTCCCTCTGCGCCAGCCCGACCTGGCGCAGGCCCGGCTGGTGGTGCCCGAACACGAGCTTTACGCCGTGCAAACCTTCGCCCCGTCCGCCAGCGGCGTGTACGTTCACTATTTATTCGGAGGACCTTCGCGCCTGGCGTGGGTGGATGCCTTTACCGGCAGCCGCCTCACCGTGCCCTTGCGCGCCACCAGTCTGGAGGGAGCACCCGCGGCAGTGCAACAAATGCTGGTCACCCGTGGCGATGAGCTCCTTTATCGCACCGCCTCTTTCATCCATCCGCCCGCCTGGCACGTCTTTAATCCCAATCAGTCCCGCAGCTCAACGCGGATCACGGCCTTGCAGGACACCACGGCGGAAGATTACGATGACACCCAGGTGACTCGCGTGGAGGTGGTATCCAAGGACGGCACCAAGGTCCCATTGAACCTGGTGCATCTGAAAGGTTTGCGGCTCAACGGCGAGGCGCCGGCGTTGTTAACCGGCTACGGCGGTTACGGCATCAGCTTGCAGCCGTCATTCGATGCCGCCCGCCGGCTCTGGCTGGAGCAGGGAGGCGTCTGGGCCGTGGCCAATCTGCGCGGCGGCGGCGAATATGGAGAACCGTGGCATCAGGCCGGCCAGCTTACCAACAAACAAAACGTGTTTGACGATTTTATCGCCTGCGCCGAATGGCTGATCCGCAGCAATTACACCCGCGCCGACCGCCTCATCATCCGCGGCGGCAGCAACGGCGGGCTGCTCATGGGGGCCGCCCTGACTCAGCGGCCCGATTTGTTTGCCGGCGTCATCGCGCAGGTGGGCATCTTCGACATGCTGCGCGTGGAGCGGGACCCCAACGGGGTGTTCAACACCACCGAATTTGGCTCGGTGCAAAACCGCGAACAATTCCAGGCGCTGTATGCTTACAGTCCCTATCATCACGTGCGGGACGGCGTAAACTACCCCGCCGTGTTGTTGACCACCGGCTGGCACGACGGGCGGGTGAATCCGGCGCATTCCCGCAAAATGGCCGCCCGGCTGCAGGCCACCGCCACCAAGGCCCCTGTCTTGCTGCGCACCAGTTTCACCGCGGGCCATGGCATCGGCACAGCCTTTAATGACCGCGTGGCCGAACTGGCCGATGTCTATGCCTTCGCCGTGCGCCACAGCCGCATGAAATACTCGGCCATCCTGCGCGGTCCCTGGTCAGGCGCTGTCACCACCAACAGCGTTTGGGTCAAAGCGCGGCTCCTGGACGAAGGGATGACGGCCCGGCTGGTGGTCAGCCGCCAACCTGATTTCTCCGAACCGCTGTACTCCGCACCTGACCGCTCCCGGACCCAAAACTACAACCTGGTCAGCTTGCGCATGACCAATCTGGCTCCCGACACCCAGTACTATTACGCCCTGGAGATTGATGGCCGCCTCGACACCGCCCGCACGGGGCAATTCCGAACCTTTCCCGCCGGCCCCTCCTCCTTCACCATCGCGTGGGGCACCTGCGCCAAGACCGGCAGCACCAGCGATGTCTTTGACCGCATCCGTGAACACCGGCCGTTGCTCTTCATCAACGCCGGGGACTTCCACTACCTCGACATCAACACCAACAGCATCCGCCGTTTTCGCGCCGCCTACGACCGCGTCCTGGCCTCGCCGCAACAGGCCGAATTGTACCGCACCATCCCCTTTGCGTATGTCTGGGATGACCACGACTTCGGCGGCAACAACTGCAATAAAACTACCCCCTCCCGACCAGCCGCGCGCCAGGTGTACCAGGAATATGTCCCCCATTACCCGCTGGGAGCGGGCCGCGGCGATATCCCCATCTACCAGTCTTTCGAAATCGGCCGCGTGAAATTCCTGATGACCGACTGCCGCTCCGAGCGGGACCCGGCCAACCTGCCCGACAACGAGCGCAAATCCATGCTGGGCGCACGGCAAAAAGCCTGGCTCAAACAACAAATGCTGCAGGCCAAAGACAAATATCCTCTAATTGTGTGGATTGGCTCTGTCGGCTGGCTGGGCGAGCGTGGCACCAACTATTACCCCTTGATGGGCACCAATCAGTACGGCCTGTTCAAACATGAGGAGTTGATTCAGGAGGCCAGAGCTGCCGCCGCCCGCGGACGCCGTATCCCCCCCGCCACCGATCAGGAGCATTGGTGCGCCTACACCACCGAACGGCGCGAAATTGCCGATTTTATCAAGGCCAACCGCATCCGCGGGGTGGTTTATCTGCACGGAGACGCTCACAGCCTCTCGGCCGACGACGGACGCAATGGCGATTACGCCACCGGCGGCGGCGCGCCCATCCCCAGCATGGGCGCCGCGCCATTGGACAAGGAGCCATCCATCAAAGGAGGCCCCTTCAGTCATCATGTGTATAGGCCGCGCCCACCAGAGGGATGCTTTGGGTTGCTGCGCGTGGAGGACTTGGGCGAAGAAATCCGGGTCACCTTCAGCGGGCGCAACAACAAAGACGAGGAAAAAATCCATCTGTCCTTTTCCGTGCCGGCCAAACCGCCGGCGGCTGCTCCATGA
- the lysA gene encoding diaminopimelate decarboxylase translates to MHDFKYVNGELYCEAVPVASLVKRYGTPLYIYSQQTLEQHFQKLDAALAELDHLICYAVKANSNLAVIRVLANRGSGFDIVSQGELMRVQAAGGNPRKCVFAGVGKTEAEIRYALEQDIYCFNVESEAELQRIERVAARLKRKAPVAIRVNPNVEAHTHAKITTGTYENKFGIAFEQVPALYARASRLRHLHLRGLQMHIGSQLTQVAPFRKAVEKVAPLAATLKERHGIEFFSIGGGLGIVYDPALASGVETWWKKPQARSLLTPARYAEALVPLLKPLGLKVLIEPGRFIVGNAGILVTRVEYLKRTGKKNFVIVDAAMNDLIRPAFYDAYHEIVPLRKKAGALIPSDVVGPVCESGDYFCKDRPLPRVQEGDCLALLSAGAYGSVMGSNYNTRPRPAEILVHGRQHAVVRQAEDTAAIWKDEKLAPWLQD, encoded by the coding sequence ATGCATGATTTCAAATATGTGAATGGCGAGTTGTACTGCGAAGCTGTGCCGGTGGCCTCGCTGGTCAAGCGCTACGGCACGCCGTTGTATATCTACTCGCAGCAGACGCTCGAACAGCATTTCCAGAAGCTGGACGCGGCACTGGCCGAACTGGATCACCTGATTTGTTATGCCGTCAAAGCCAACTCCAACCTGGCCGTCATCCGCGTGCTGGCCAACCGCGGCAGCGGTTTCGACATTGTCAGCCAGGGCGAATTGATGCGCGTCCAGGCCGCCGGTGGCAACCCCCGCAAATGCGTCTTTGCCGGGGTGGGCAAAACCGAGGCGGAAATTCGTTACGCCCTGGAGCAGGACATTTATTGCTTCAACGTGGAAAGCGAGGCCGAATTGCAACGCATTGAACGGGTGGCCGCCCGCCTGAAACGGAAAGCGCCCGTGGCCATTCGCGTCAATCCCAACGTCGAGGCGCACACGCATGCCAAAATCACCACCGGCACCTATGAGAACAAGTTTGGCATCGCGTTTGAGCAGGTGCCCGCCCTCTATGCGCGCGCCAGTCGTCTGAGGCATTTGCATTTGCGGGGATTGCAAATGCACATCGGCTCCCAATTAACCCAGGTGGCCCCCTTCCGCAAAGCGGTGGAAAAAGTGGCCCCCCTCGCCGCCACACTGAAAGAACGCCACGGCATCGAGTTTTTCAGCATCGGCGGCGGTTTGGGCATCGTGTATGACCCCGCCCTGGCCAGCGGCGTGGAAACCTGGTGGAAAAAGCCGCAGGCCAGGTCCTTGTTGACACCCGCCCGCTACGCCGAGGCCCTCGTGCCCCTGCTCAAACCGCTCGGCCTGAAGGTGCTGATCGAGCCGGGGCGTTTCATTGTCGGCAACGCCGGCATCCTGGTCACACGCGTTGAGTACCTTAAGCGTACCGGAAAAAAGAATTTCGTCATCGTGGACGCGGCCATGAATGATCTCATTCGGCCGGCGTTTTACGATGCCTATCATGAAATCGTGCCCTTGCGCAAAAAAGCGGGCGCCCTCATCCCCTCGGACGTGGTCGGCCCGGTCTGTGAATCGGGTGATTACTTTTGCAAAGATCGTCCCCTGCCCCGCGTTCAAGAAGGCGATTGCCTGGCCTTGTTGAGCGCCGGCGCGTATGGCTCGGTGATGGGGTCCAACTACAACACCCGGCCCCGCCCGGCGGAAATTCTGGTGCACGGCCGGCAACATGCCGTGGTGCGGCAGGCGGAAGATACGGCCGCAATTTGGAAGGACGAAAAGCTGGCTCCCTGGCTGCAGGATTAG
- a CDS encoding MazG family protein translates to MPKQQKKPASLSSILRQLEKENPLPQARSINWLLAIMARLRAPNGCPWDREQSHHSLRFHAVEEVYELMDAIEAGDDHEMEEELGDLLLQVVFHCQLARERGAFDFEAVCRNIAEKLIRRHPHVFGDLQVKDVETVWANWDKIKRAEKEGTRHARPSALDGIPRHLPALLRAQKLVKKATKAELWDKESPAAGTAMTRAALAQQLFALAAAAQQRGWNAEDLLRAEISRQERRLRHKERLKDGAKAKN, encoded by the coding sequence ATGCCCAAGCAACAAAAGAAGCCTGCGTCCCTGTCCAGCATTCTGCGCCAGTTGGAAAAAGAGAATCCGTTGCCGCAAGCCCGATCCATCAACTGGCTTCTGGCCATCATGGCCCGGTTGCGTGCTCCCAACGGCTGCCCGTGGGATCGGGAGCAAAGTCATCATTCCCTGCGGTTTCACGCCGTGGAGGAAGTGTACGAGCTCATGGACGCCATTGAGGCGGGGGATGATCACGAGATGGAGGAGGAACTGGGGGACTTGCTGCTGCAGGTGGTTTTTCACTGCCAGTTGGCCCGCGAGCGCGGTGCGTTTGATTTTGAGGCGGTGTGCCGCAACATTGCCGAGAAACTCATCCGCCGTCATCCCCATGTTTTTGGCGATTTACAGGTCAAGGATGTTGAAACCGTGTGGGCCAACTGGGATAAAATCAAACGTGCCGAGAAAGAGGGCACCCGCCATGCCCGGCCCTCGGCGCTGGATGGGATTCCGCGTCATTTGCCCGCCTTGTTGCGCGCCCAGAAACTGGTCAAAAAAGCCACCAAAGCCGAGCTGTGGGACAAGGAAAGTCCGGCTGCCGGGACGGCGATGACGCGCGCGGCATTGGCGCAACAGTTGTTTGCGCTGGCGGCGGCGGCGCAGCAACGCGGCTGGAATGCGGAGGACTTGCTGCGGGCGGAGATCAGCCGGCAAGAACGCCGTCTGCGCCACAAGGAGCGGCTGAAAGACGGGGCGAAAGCGAAAAACTAA
- a CDS encoding Gfo/Idh/MocA family oxidoreductase translates to MTNLGWGSLGALMGAVIPNARAIDLNEARKPYEPLTERKLRVGIVGYGYCRFGADWGFQFHPNVEVVAVSDLIPERCAGLMKACRCEKSYPSLEELIKDPKIEAVFVATDAPSHARHCIEAMKHGKHVMCAVPAVWGSVEEAEELLETVKRTGLKYMMAETSVYHVANHAMRVLYQAGAFGRIVYSEGEYFHYSPTPIPSYKEWRTGMPPLWYPTHSTAYYVGITGGQFTSVSCLGFRGPFAAFQPGANRYNNPFTDEIALFETTEGGVSRMLMSKSVHGLVNETGRVFGEKGRMDGLRYYGAVENLPDISRPPLPPGVPEGGHGGSHGPLMHDFVMSVLLDRTPIVDIYAALAMTVPGIIAHQSALRGGERLKIPQYNRPQVKQ, encoded by the coding sequence TTGACCAATCTGGGCTGGGGTTCGCTGGGGGCGTTGATGGGGGCGGTAATTCCCAACGCCCGAGCCATTGACTTGAACGAGGCGCGCAAGCCCTATGAGCCGCTGACGGAGCGCAAGCTCAGAGTGGGTATAGTGGGATATGGTTATTGCCGGTTTGGCGCGGATTGGGGGTTTCAGTTTCATCCGAATGTGGAGGTGGTGGCGGTGAGTGATCTCATTCCGGAACGTTGCGCGGGGTTGATGAAGGCCTGCCGTTGTGAAAAGTCGTATCCCTCGTTGGAGGAGTTGATCAAAGACCCGAAGATTGAAGCTGTTTTTGTGGCGACGGATGCCCCCAGTCATGCCCGCCACTGCATCGAGGCCATGAAACATGGCAAGCATGTGATGTGTGCCGTGCCGGCGGTGTGGGGTTCGGTGGAAGAGGCGGAGGAGCTGTTGGAAACGGTCAAGCGCACCGGCTTGAAATATATGATGGCCGAGACGAGCGTGTACCATGTCGCCAACCACGCGATGCGCGTGTTGTACCAGGCGGGCGCCTTTGGGCGCATTGTATATTCCGAGGGCGAATATTTCCATTATTCGCCCACCCCGATTCCATCCTATAAAGAGTGGCGCACGGGGATGCCGCCGTTGTGGTATCCCACGCATTCTACGGCCTATTATGTGGGCATCACCGGCGGCCAGTTCACCAGTGTTTCCTGTTTGGGGTTTCGCGGCCCATTTGCCGCTTTTCAACCGGGGGCCAATCGGTACAACAATCCTTTCACGGATGAGATTGCGCTGTTTGAAACCACCGAAGGTGGGGTGTCGCGCATGCTCATGTCCAAATCCGTGCATGGCCTGGTCAACGAAACCGGGCGCGTGTTTGGTGAAAAAGGCCGGATGGATGGATTGCGTTACTACGGGGCGGTGGAGAATCTGCCGGACATCAGCCGTCCGCCGCTTCCGCCCGGGGTCCCGGAAGGTGGACATGGGGGGTCTCACGGTCCGTTGATGCATGATTTTGTCATGTCGGTGCTCCTTGACCGGACGCCCATTGTGGATATTTATGCGGCTCTGGCCATGACGGTGCCGGGGATTATTGCTCATCAATCGGCCCTGCGCGGGGGAGAGCGGCTCAAGATACCGCAATACAACCGGCCGCAAGTCAAACAGTGA
- a CDS encoding arylsulfatase, with the protein MQAFFKPGLWLCLFAVWGLSAAPAQPPLNIVFMVADDLGYGDVGCYGQKKIPTPHLDRLAAQGMRFTQHYSGAPVCAPARCVLMTGLHLGHAEIRGNQQAKVRFPEYDEGQHPLSAGALTFVQLLQQAGYATGAMGKWGLGPVGSTGDPNRKGFDLFFGYNCQSLAHSYYPAYLWRNAEKVPLNQPSIPGHAKQPEGEVKMEDWLGQYYAPDVMLQEALKFIQTQTRQQRPFFLFLPFIEPHVAIHPPKTWVEKFPREWDTEVYRGENNYLPHPRPRAGYAAMVAHLDDQVGQVLNALDQAGVTGHTLVIFTSDNGPVMPGRSNSRFYVGGADGAFFESNGGLRGHKGSVYEGGLRVPMIARLPGRIPAGTVNHTPSYFADWFPTLCQAVGLKPPKDLDGVSLWPVLTGKVKTLKNRPPMVWVFPESGGQVAVRLGKFKLVRQNLKTKEPGPWEIYDIEADPRETRDLAGQHPGLIRQAEDILKKQALPNPVFPVPIPGIPSATARPAAP; encoded by the coding sequence ATGCAAGCCTTCTTCAAGCCCGGCCTGTGGCTTTGTTTATTTGCCGTGTGGGGGCTGTCCGCCGCCCCTGCCCAGCCGCCGCTCAACATCGTCTTCATGGTGGCAGATGACCTCGGTTATGGCGACGTGGGCTGCTACGGACAGAAAAAAATCCCTACTCCCCATCTTGACCGGCTGGCCGCCCAGGGCATGCGTTTTACCCAGCATTACAGCGGGGCCCCCGTATGCGCTCCAGCACGCTGCGTGCTCATGACCGGCCTGCATCTGGGACATGCCGAAATCCGCGGCAACCAGCAAGCCAAGGTGCGCTTTCCGGAGTACGACGAGGGACAGCATCCCCTCTCAGCCGGGGCCTTAACCTTCGTTCAACTGTTGCAGCAGGCCGGTTACGCCACGGGAGCCATGGGTAAATGGGGACTGGGACCCGTGGGGAGCACGGGCGATCCCAACCGCAAAGGGTTTGATCTGTTCTTCGGTTATAATTGTCAGTCCCTGGCCCATAGCTATTACCCCGCCTATTTGTGGCGCAATGCCGAAAAAGTACCCCTGAATCAGCCCTCCATCCCCGGCCATGCCAAACAGCCGGAGGGGGAGGTGAAAATGGAGGACTGGCTGGGACAGTACTACGCCCCCGATGTCATGCTCCAGGAGGCCCTGAAGTTCATCCAGACCCAGACCCGCCAGCAGCGTCCTTTCTTTTTATTCCTGCCGTTCATTGAACCGCACGTGGCCATTCATCCCCCCAAAACCTGGGTGGAGAAATTCCCGCGCGAATGGGACACCGAGGTGTATCGCGGAGAAAATAATTATCTCCCCCATCCGCGGCCCCGCGCCGGTTATGCCGCCATGGTGGCCCATTTGGATGATCAGGTGGGGCAGGTGCTCAACGCCCTGGATCAAGCCGGTGTCACCGGCCACACCCTGGTGATTTTTACCAGTGACAACGGCCCGGTCATGCCCGGCCGCAGCAATTCGCGCTTCTACGTCGGCGGCGCTGACGGGGCCTTTTTCGAAAGCAACGGCGGCTTGCGCGGCCACAAAGGCAGCGTCTATGAAGGCGGCCTGCGGGTGCCCATGATCGCGCGTTTGCCCGGCCGCATCCCCGCCGGTACAGTCAATCATACCCCCTCCTACTTTGCCGACTGGTTCCCCACCCTGTGCCAGGCAGTGGGCCTCAAACCGCCCAAAGATCTGGACGGCGTGAGTCTGTGGCCGGTGCTCACAGGAAAAGTCAAAACACTAAAAAATCGTCCCCCCATGGTGTGGGTGTTTCCTGAATCCGGGGGACAGGTGGCAGTACGCCTCGGCAAGTTCAAGCTGGTGCGCCAAAATCTGAAGACCAAAGAACCCGGCCCCTGGGAAATCTACGATATTGAGGCGGACCCGCGCGAAACACGGGACCTGGCCGGCCAGCACCCCGGCCTGATCCGGCAGGCCGAGGATATTTTGAAAAAACAAGCCCTGCCTAACCCTGTGTTTCCCGTCCCCATTCCGGGAATCCCCTCCGCCACCGCCCGGCCCGCTGCCCCCTGA
- the kdsB gene encoding 3-deoxy-manno-octulosonate cytidylyltransferase, whose amino-acid sequence MKIIGVIPARYGAVRFPGKPLAFIAGKFLIQRVIEQCLQARSLAEVIVATDDRRIAEVAGRFASVEMTSPDHPSGTDRVAEVVRRRDCDAVVNLQGDEPLMPPAAIDAVAQALHHAEMTTAATPLREPADYDNPNAVKVVVNARGRALYFSRRTIPYLRAGAHRPVVEQMSAFPFLKHLGIYGYRRDTLLRLVASPVSPLEAAEQLEQLRALEMEIPIHVAVVEYAGASVDVPEDIAVVEARLKQLPA is encoded by the coding sequence ATGAAAATTATTGGTGTTATTCCGGCACGTTATGGGGCAGTCCGCTTTCCCGGCAAGCCTCTGGCGTTTATCGCAGGGAAGTTTTTGATTCAGCGCGTCATTGAGCAATGCCTCCAGGCCCGCTCCCTGGCCGAGGTCATTGTAGCCACCGATGACCGGCGCATTGCCGAGGTGGCCGGCCGTTTCGCCTCGGTCGAAATGACCTCTCCCGATCATCCCAGTGGCACCGACCGGGTGGCCGAAGTGGTGCGCCGCCGGGACTGCGACGCCGTGGTCAATTTGCAGGGGGATGAACCGCTCATGCCCCCCGCCGCCATTGATGCCGTGGCCCAGGCCCTGCACCACGCCGAAATGACGACCGCCGCCACGCCCCTGCGCGAGCCTGCCGATTATGACAACCCCAACGCCGTAAAAGTGGTGGTGAACGCCCGCGGCCGCGCCTTGTATTTCTCCCGGCGCACGATACCCTACCTGCGGGCTGGCGCCCACCGGCCGGTGGTGGAGCAGATGTCGGCCTTTCCCTTTCTAAAACATTTGGGCATTTACGGTTATCGGCGGGACACACTGCTGCGGCTGGTGGCCAGTCCTGTAAGCCCGCTTGAAGCCGCCGAGCAGTTGGAACAGTTGCGCGCCCTGGAAATGGAAATCCCCATCCACGTGGCGGTGGTGGAATATGCCGGGGCCAGTGTGGACGTGCCGGAGGACATTGCCGTGGTGGAAGCGCGGCTGAAACAACTGCCGGCCTGA